DNA sequence from the Rhizoctonia solani chromosome 14, complete sequence genome:
CAACTGAATACTTACGTCGTCGGCCAGTATTCCTCCGCACTTCTTCCCTGTCTCACGTTCCCTCATCCAGGCCCGTCCTTGGACCTGATGAGGCATAAGTGTGATACCTTCCCTGAAGCCCTTGACCGTGGCGTCCTTCATATCGAGCCCGTCGAGACCTGCACCTATAGCGCCTTCAACGAGTTCCTTCAACGCTCGCTGCGCGTCGTCGGGCGTAGACTTGAAGTCTTCCCCGCCGATCTCGACACTGAATTTCTCGCCTTCGGCATCTTCGGTTACTCCGCCTTCGTAGGCTGTGGCTACCATTGTTGGTGGTTTGAACGGGGCGCCTGGTCCGGATGGGCGATAAGGGTGAGGTTCTGGCATTGAGATTCCACCTTCTCCTGGGAGCTTCCCGGGGTTGTAGGATGATCCTAGGACAGAACTGATTCGAGGGATGGGCATCTCTGGTCTGTCACGAACTCAGTGTCACGAGCCACCTATAAACCAAAATATGTATGCGACCTACCCATCATTGTCTCTATCGTATCCTCCATCGGATTCTTCGTCAGAACTCACGAGATTGATAGGCGCAGAATCATGAACGGGCTGTGCGAGCGTGGCGTTTGCTAGCTTTTGGCGACTGGAATTCAAGGGTATTCAGTGTATACTTGGTAAATTTGCTTATTTCTCACTTACATTCGTTCCATCTCTAACGGTACACGTCAAGTCACAAGGTCGCAGTGGTAGTTCGGTCCAGAAGCCCACGACGCGGTTGCCTTGGACCATACAGATACGCGCGTGACCATACAACGCGATCACATGACTTATAGCAAGTGCTACTTGAAGCAATAAACGGTAACATGAAACATAGTGATTGAGGCGGGGAGGGAACAACCAAGAGAGCCCATAGACACGGTATAGTTACACAACAAACATAGCGCGAAGAGAaaagagaaaagaaaagagaaaACCACAAACACAAAAACAAACATATATCCCCAAAGATATCTAAATCCCAGAGCCGAGCGTAGCATAGCGTAATAAAACAGAAATCAAGTCCGATTCACGCTCCCACTCCGGGAagcatcatcatcatcatcacaATGATCATCTACCAACTAGAGAAAAGAGAGGGGAGAGGGCGTATCAGGTTGGTGCACAAACGACACAACACTCTATTGGAAGAATACCAACCCTGATGATGCTATTCCTGCCATCATATCCATACTCGGTAGCCCCGAAAACCCGTCGTTCGGGCCGTTGGGAAGTGACCAGGAAATACCGCTCGCGAATGGCAAGCCCTCGAACGAGAGATCGGTCCCTCCCGTGCTCGGCTGTGAAACGTCCTCGATGGTTTCTTGGGGCGATATGCCGCCCGAGGCAAGCAGCCGGTTTCCGTGCCCGACCTTGGACCGTCGGTTCTCGACTTCTTCGCATAGCTCAAGCGTGATGCGGGCGTTACGGACCGAGTGAGGGAGCCGTTGTCTGATCATCGCCAACCTGGACGCAGAATTCACATGAATATGGGATTTTTGCTAGATTGAATAGGGAAACTCGTACCTGAAAACCTCAATTTCGTTCCTTATCAAAGTCTAAAGCAATTCAACAATGAGCACTTGGTCGTTCACACGCCATGTTCAGAAAGACCTCACCGCTTCGGCTTGTTCATCTGCCTCCAAAACCTTTGCATACTTCCTCATCAAAACTTTAGACCCAACGGTCCAGAAGAACTACAAGATCACATCTCATCAATATCTCTCGGCGATGAGATCCAAATCAGCGAACGAGGGCATACCGTAAAGACGTTGGTCAAGTGGGAGAAATCAAAGCTTGTGCTTGATAATCGGTAAACGCCGTCCAAGACGAGCCGCGTTGCTTCGAGACATTTTATTGAAGGTGCGCAGTCGAGGGATGCACTGCTATGAGGTTCTTGCAAAATGATTGTCGCCCTGAAGGAGAAAAAAAACCATCCCATTAGGCAAGTCTCGGAGAAAAAGATGTTCAAAAACTCACATGAGAGGAATCGTATGTGCCATGAGCAATATCGGATCCACGCCATTCGCAAACGGATCACGAAACTTCTTTGGGAAACTCAACCTGAACGAGGCAATCTGGGATTCGAGCGTTTTAAAGGCCGGGCTTTGCGGCAAGTCGGCCATGTGGCCGTGACGAGTCCGAAGCCGTACGTTAAAGTTGGATACCCTGGACATGCTATATCAAGAAAGATATGAATTGGGAGGCGATCATCAATTGGGAAAAGGACTTACAGCATGACCGATTTAACGTAAAGAATAAAAGAGTCGGTGGCATTGAGGGCGTGAGTCGTCAATAGGCCTGGACTGGATAACCGTTGTAGTTGTACATCTGGAGGAAGCACCTATACATTCGGGTCAGAGGATGATAGTTGGGGGGACTAAAGGTGGACGCTTACCCCCGCATCGAAAGCGCTCTGTGTGAGAGGAAGCTCCTGTCCGATATCCAAGTCATCAACGGCCATGGGCCATGCGGTCGCGGCACCTTGCACGCGATCCAACACTGATATCCAGTATTAGACCAAGTTCCCACAGTCAGAACTCATCAACTTACTATACGCATGCCAAAAGGCTCTTCTCCTCAACTCGACTTCGGTCGAGTCTGTCGTCGGCTGCATGATCGTATCCACTTTCCAATTCGTCGAGTGTCCACTAACACCCCCTACAGCACCACTGAACATATCGTCAAACGTGATAGATTTACTCAACCCGAGGGGGATGCAATATCCTAAAACATCCTTTAGATATCCGAAAATAGCACACTCGAGCAACGAGACTCACGGATTGTCAGCCCAGTGCTAATCCACAGTTCGGACCATCTGGCATTGGCATGCTGCCACCAAGACATGACAATAAACGCTGGGAGTTGTTCTATCAGTGATCGCTTGATCAGCATTTCGCACGACGAGGTACACACCCTGTACAGTCTCGAGCAACCGTTTTCCCATGCTGGCATCTTCCAAGGCCTTGGCCATGCACAGCCCTGCATGCATTGCGCCGAATCCGCTAATTCCATTGGGACCAGTGGTTCCACCCTGGGCGCCATAGAGAGACGCATCGGCACATATCGCATGAAGAAGTGCGTTGGACGGATATTGAGGATGCGAAGGTGGGAGCTGAAGACGAGATAGGAAAGAAGAACGATGAAGTAAAGTGTTTGCAAAGATCTGGCACTGGAAGAATGTCTGAACTCTGTGGAGCATCAAAAACGGAGTGTTCAGTTCGCGTGGTCAGAAGTAAGAGGGGGCGATCACGTACAGGTGCAACAGTATTTCGGGTGATGGCAAATCGGTCGAGTACCCAGACGGGATGGTATCGAATAACGGTACACTGTTTTGTCCGAGTTCAGGTGAatgttccattccgggcatGGGGCCACTTGAGAATGGTGAAATGGGCGAGACGGAAGCGCCAACACTATCGCTTCGATGAGGACCTGAGGAGCCTACCGAGGTGGAGAGGCCGGACGAGTGGAAAGCCTGGGTATGGTGAGAGTGTTGATTCCTGGGCGATATTGTCGTCGCCGCAACACCAGCTCGAATATGCTGTGTTCCGTCTTCATGATGGGGTGACCCATGTCCTGAGCGGTCATGATGATCTATTCTCCAGTTCAACGAGGGGCCAGTCTCGAAGGAATTGTACTTACCGTGATGGTGACCATCCGAGTGTTGCGCAATAGCATTACCGGGGGCGCCAATATGGGCGACTTGGGGAGGCAAATGGACTTCGCCGTCCTCGTCATAGTCGCCGTCGTAGGTACACTCAGGCACAGGGGGGAACGGCTGGCCAGCCTTGACCAAATTTGCGACGATCGTTCCATGGGATCTGACGCAGCCGCGGCAGGGCCTTTGGGCGTCGCTTCGGAGAAACATCAAAATGTAAATTCGTATTCGGTTGCCAGCTAAGAAAGTGGCCTACCATTTCATTTTGCGTTTGCGGCATTGGCGGCAAGCCTAAACGAAGGTCAGACGACGAGGGAGGTGCTGGCATGCGAGACGAACCTGATTGCGCTTGAGAGGAATTACGGGCTGCTGACCGTGCCCGTGATGAGCTATACTTGATGATGTATCCTTGGGCATGATAGAACGAGAAGAGAACTGGGGGTAGTGTGGCCGGTCGAGAGCGGCTACAAATACGAGGGGGACTCTAGTGGCAGACGCTGGGCGGCCAGGAGTCAAGTACAATACCAAGTAGCAGTGAGAAGAACAGGAGCTAGTAGGCAAAAATAAAGAGGCCGACTGGAGCGGGAGATAAGTGTGTCGGTGATCGTGAGGGAATGGTACGACAAGATCAGGTGCAGATGGCTTTGAGGATTTCCGCACTCAATTCCTGATCGTAATCAGGAAGCCGCCGGGTCGAAAAACAGGGTCACAATCCACTCGGTGTACCAACCACAACCAAGTCCACTGTCACAGTCCTTGCGGTGGCTGTGCATTCATAATCCACTCGGCCGATCACGGACCCTCCCAGCCGCCGGTTCCCCACACCCATTCCCATTCCTTGCCTCAATACCCGCGGCAGCCCTCCTGAATTGAAACTCTATTTCTCATCGAAGCTCCATGGCAACATCTCCCCAGGACACCGAACACGTCCTCAAAGACTTCTTGGCCTTTCCCTTTCACGAGGACAGTGCCTTTCTCGTATGCATCTCTATCCCCAACCCATCTGTGATCCAATTGACCCTTGGACCAGGAAGGCCTTCAGTTGCTGCTAGGTCAACCCATTGTCGAGTCGCTTCAACGAGGGGGCCCCATTACTCCGGAGCTCGAACAGTCGCTCTTGGGTCCTAAACTCTTCTACTACAACAGGTGTGTGACTTTATAGCCCCCCGCGTACCGCCTATACCATTTACCCAAATACGCCCCCCTCTCTCATGTTTACGTAGACAACACGGAACAAACCTCACCCCCGAGCTCGTCAACGAATACACTCGGGCCCAACCACAAACTACTGCCCAACCCTCAACGCCCGACGAGGACCGCCAGCTAAGTCTCGCAGAGCTCACACGCCTCATCGAGACCGGACAAACGCACCTAATTCCCCATAACTACACGATCCCTGATGGGGTCCAGGCAAGTTCGAATTCTCCACTACCGCACATGCCGCAGCTCACCCGCCGGTTGGCTATTTAGACCCAGGCCCCTGAGCCCTCCAAGATCCCCATCAGGAAAAAGCCGTGGGAACGCACAGACCAAGAAGAACAGGTGAGCTAACCTCTTCGAATCTCATTTGTATCTCTGTGTCGGCAACCCTGTATATAAAACATATTCCTGTGCCTAGAGGCGGTAGTGTACACACTTTGTTTTTTTCTCAGGTTGTCAGGGCTATCTTGTAATAAGATTAGAGCAGACACCTTGTCAGTAGCACACATCCTATTCTGTACGAGCGAGCATGTGCAAACTTTTGGCCGAAGCCGAGCACAACCCATCCGAGCAACACAATGGAATTCCGAAAAAGCATCGCGCCCGCGCGGGTCACACATGCATAACAGTCACGTACGTTCAGTACGTACGAtcggcccaagcccaaaaaATCGCCTGACTTTGATCGGGTCCCGGCGCGGGCTCAGAACATACTCGGGGCCGCATTCCGTTTGTCGGCGCTAGACGGGTTGGTAGATCCGTGCCACCGCATACGATCGCCTTGCGATCCTGGTCGATCGATCTGACGTGGTATGTACGGGATAGGAGAGTCTATTTTACATCGTCCATGTGCGACCAGCTGCCGTGGTATCGCAGTACAGCGCAAAG
Encoded proteins:
- a CDS encoding Fungal specific transcription factor domain, with amino-acid sequence MPKDTSSSIAHHGHGQQPVIPLKRNQACRQCRKRKMKCDAQRPCRGCVRSHGTIVANLVKAGQPFPPVPECTYDGDYDEDGEVHLPPQVAHIGAPGNAIAQHSDGHHHDHHDRSGHGSPHHEDGTQHIRAGVAATTISPRNQHSHHTQAFHSSGLSTSVGSSGPHRSDSVGASVSPISPFSSGPMPGMEHSPELGQNSVPLFDTIPSGYSTDLPSPEILLHLVQTFFQCQIFANTLLHRSSFLSRLQLPPSHPQYPSNALLHAICADASLYGAQGGTTGPNGISGFGAMHAGLCMAKALEDASMGKRLLETVQAFIVMSWWQHANARWSELWISTGLTIRYCIPLGLSKSITFDDMFSGAVGGVSGHSTNWKVDTIMQPTTDSTEVELRRRAFWHAYMLDRVQGAATAWPMAVDDLDIGQELPLTQSAFDAGVLPPDVQLQRLSSPGLLTTHALNATDSFILYVKSVMLMSRVSNFNVRLRTRHGHMADLPQSPAFKTLESQIASFRLSFPKKFRDPFANGVDPILLMAHTIPLMATIILQEPHSSASLDCAPSIKCLEATRLVLDGVYRLSSTSFDFSHLTNVFTFFWTVGSKVLMRKYAKVLEADEQAEATLIRNEIEVFRLAMIRQRLPHSVRNARITLELCEEVENRRSKVGHGNRLLASGGISPQETIEDVSQPSTGGTDLSFEGLPFASGISWSLPNGPNDGFSGLPSMDMMAGIASSGLVFFQ